The sequence ATAGGTTCAAGCAAGATTATGGGCCACGACAGGATCAAGGCACCAATGATGCGGGACGATAAGAAAGGAGAGTTCAGGGAGGTCTCCTATGATGAAGCTATTAACGAGGCTGCCAAGATCCTTGCTAATTCCAAACGGCCGTTGTTGTACGGTTGGGCATCAGGTGTCTGCGAGATGATGAAAAAAGGTGTCCTGCTCAATGAGGAAGTGGGCGGTATCATAGACAATACCGCAAGTGTGTGTCATGGCCCTTCTGCCCTTGGCGTCCATGAAAAGGGAATGCCAACGGGTACGCTCGGCCAGTTTGCCAATAGGGCTGATGTGGTGGTATTCTGGGGTTGCAATCCGGTACAGGCCCATCCAAGGCACATGAGCAGGTATTCAGTATTTGCGAAAGGTTTCTTTGCTACCAAAGCCCGCAGGGGACGAAAAGTGATTGCAATTGATGTAAGAAAAACCGATACCGCTGAACTGGCCGATGAATATATCCAGGTAAATCCTGGAATGGATTATATCGTGATGTCTGCCCTCAGGGCCATTATTGCCGAGCATGCAGACGTGGTTCCAGATAATGTCGGTGGCGTTCCAAAAGAGAAATTGGTTGAGATTGCAGAGACGTTAAAGAATGCAAAGTTTGGTGTCATCTATTTCGGCATGGGTCTCACCCAGAGCCGTGGTAAGTATAAGAATATCGATAATGCGGTATCCCTGACCACTGAATTGAACGCCTTTACCAAGTACAGCATCATACCTATGAGAGGACATTACAATGTTACCGGTTTCGGCAATGTATGCGCATGGGAGACCGGGTTTATCAATGCGGTGGATATGTCAAGAGGTTACCCTTATTATAACCCGGGCGAGACCTGTTCCAACGACCTGTTGATGCGGGAAGAGATTGATGCCGCATTCATTATTGCAGGTGATGCAGGTGCTCATTTCCCTGCCCAGTCCATCGCACGGATGGGTAAGGTGCCAGTTGTACAGATAGACCCATTCCATAATCCAACAACGGAAATGGCAAATATCGTGATACCAACCAAGGTTTCTGGAGTGGAACTGGAAGGGACTGCGTACAGGATGGACGGTGTAAGTCTTCGGATGCGTAAACTGGTGGATGTTGATTTCCCTTCTGACGAAGAGGTGCTTGATAAGATAATTGCTAAGGTTTGTGAGATCAAGGGGGCTTCAGCATGAGTGAACTACTGATCAAGAACGCAACAGTATACGATCCCATCAATGGGATCAACGGTGATAAAATGGATATTGCCGTTAAGGACGGTAAGATCGTGGACAGTATTGGAGGCGGTGCCCAGACCATAGATGCCCAAGGGCGGCTGGTCTACCCTGGTGGTGTGGATGCACATACCCATATTGCCGGCAGCAAGGTGAATGTGGGTCGGATCATGAGACCAGAGGATTCCCGCAGCGGTATCAAGCCCATGACCAAGATCACAAGGCCCTATACCGGATATACTGTACCCAATGTATATGCAATGGGATACCGGTATGCTGAGATGGGATATACTACGGCCTTCGAAGCTGCCATACCCATTCTTAAAGCCCGTCATACCCATGAAGAACTGGAAGAGATCCCCATCATTGATAAAGGCGGCCTGACACTGTTTGGCAGCAACTGGATGGTTATGGATGCTATCCGAGAGAATGATCTAGAGAGGCTTGCTGCATATGTAGCCTGGGGACTGCTGGCATCCCGGGGCTGGGGTATCAAGATCGTAAATCCTGGCGGCGGTGAAGCATGGGGTTTCGGCAAGAACGTATCCGGACTGGACGATCCCGTACCCAATTTTGAGGTTACTCCCAGGCAGATCATCAGGTCACTGGCAGAGGCCAATGAGCGGATGAATTTGCCTCATAGTATCCACTTGCACTGCAATAACCTGGGTCATCCTGGCAATTACGAGACAACACTGGACAGCTTTGACATTTGCAAGGACATTAAACCGAAACGAGACCGTCAGGCACTGCATGTCACCCATGTTATGTTCAATTCTTTTGGCGGTAACAACTGGGGTGACGTTCAGTCAAAGGCAGACGTAATTGCCGATTACCTGAATAGTCATGATCATTTGACCATCGATATGGGCCAGATGATATTCGGCTCTGCCACTACCATGACAGCAGACGGGCCCGTACAATATGCCAATGCCAGGACATTCAAGGCCAGGTGGGCCAACGGTGATGTGGAACTGGAAGATGTCTCTGGTGTTACTCCCCTGTACTACTCACCTCAGGTCTATTTCTACGGTATGATGTGGGGTATCGGTCAGGAACTGGCTCTGCTCACAAAGGATCCGTGGAAGGTGCTGTTAACCACTGACCACCCCAATGGAGGTCCCTTTGTGAACTATCCTGAGGTCATAACTCTGCTGATGAGCAAAAAGAAGCGAGAAGAGGCCATATCCAAGATCGTCCCGAAAGCCTTTGAACACTGCATGATCCATACTATTGACAGGGAACTGGACTGGTATGATATTGCCATCAAGACCAGAGCGGGCCATGCCAAAGTGTTGGGATTGATAGAACAGGGCAAAGGACACCTTGGTGTAGGTGCTGACGCCGATATTGCTATTTACGATATCAAGCCGGACGAGACAGATGCCACAACCGAATATGACAGGGTAAAGGCTGCGTTCAGGAAGGCTGCCTATACCATAAAGGGCGGCCAGATTGTGGTTAAGGACGGCGAGATCACAGCAACACCAATGGGCAGGACCTACTGGGTGAAAACAACAGTGAACAATGGTGGATATGATCGAATGATGGAAGATCTGAAGATGAAGTTCAGGCAATATTATTCTGTAAATATGGGTAATTACATGGTACAGGACGAGTATGTACAGCATCCGGTTGTAGTTGAGACAGAGTACGCGGAGGTGTGAATAATGCAGACAGTAACATTGAAACCAAAAGAGCAGTTCAAGATCTCCATCCAGGCCGAAGTAGTCACCCCAGATAATTTTGCGGGTAAAAGCGATAGTGAAATTGGTGGACTGATTGCATATGAGGGGAATACACCAAGACCCCTGTCTGAGCTATTCGATATCAAAGTTGAAGGCAGTGCTGACAGCGCTGATGATGTGAAGATAGAGATAAAAGGCAACGTGCCGCGGATTAAGCGCATCGGTGAAGGCATGACTGCCGGCCGGATAATTATCAGCGGTGATGTGGATATGAGATGCGGCGCCAAGATGAAGGGCGGTATCATCACAATATCTGGCAATGCTGATTCCTGGGTAGGCCAGGAAATGAGCGGCGGCGAGATCAATGTCCAGGGCGATGCAGCTTATTATGTAGGTGCAGGCTATCGCGGCGAGTCATGCGGAATGCGGGGCGGTAAGATCACTGTATTCGGTAATGCCAATGACTTTGTAGGCGAACACATGTGCGGCGGCGAGATCATCATCAAGGGCAATGCAGGTATTTTGCCGGGTGTGTCCAATAAGGGCGGTAAGATCGTGATCGAAGGTAATACCGATATGCCAGGCAGCGAGATGACAAAGGGTACCATTATCGTGAAAGGTAAAGTGGCCGATTTAATGCCAGTATACCAGCGCGAGGGCATTGAGTCTATTGATGGAGAGGAGTTCATCAAGTACGTGGGCGATGTGGTCGTGGGCGGCAAAGGCGAGCTTTTTGTCAGGTAGATAAGAGGATAAGAATTTCAATAAGAGGCAGTCCTTGGGAAAGGGCTGTTTCAAGCTTTTTTTCATTAATTAAAACTGTTTTTGAATTTCTAACTTTAATATATACTTAATTGATGATAATAGCTAATATTTGATTTAAAATTCTAATCAAACCCATGATAATATGGAAGCTACAGACTCATTTAAGGAATTGTCTAAAAACTTTCTTTAAAAAAAAGCCAAGGTCCGGATTCGAACCGGAATGGTATCGCTCTGCAGGCGATTGCGTAGCCGCTCCGCCACCTTGGCATTTCAGTGCCTTCTAATATTCATAATAGTAAATAAATCCTTGGATATTAAGAGATCGTTGCATTCGGTTCTAATTTAATTTTCCGATTGGTTTTGATTCATCTGGAAGACAGCAAGAACTACCTGTACATTACTGCCCTGGACAAAGATCAACTGAACGGGATTGAAGGGTTTAAACCTGAGAGGTTCAAGAACTTTACTGAAGAGACCATGGAAAATGAGATAATCTCGAAAGGTTTGACCAAATACGATGATAACACATACTACGAAGACCTGGGAGTGGATAGCAGTGACATACGGCACATACTGGTGTTTAACCAGGACCTTCTCAAGGATCAGCGTAAGGAAAAGTTCATAGAGAAAGCGATGAACTAAATGTGAAGGTAAAAAGCTTATGCATGTTACGGATGTGCAAAAAAGCATAATGGGGATGTTCAATTGTAGGTATCCAGGAGAGAGTGAATACTTAAAGTCAATTGGGATTAAATAGTAGCGATTTAATTTTATTCTGACGAAGATGGGCTATAATGAAGAAAATTAAGTGAACTTTTTAAGGTGATTATTTATTTTATACGCATTATTCGATCGATTTTTTTTCTTAAGGAAGTTATGCTTGATTTATAATTTTTCATAAATTCTCTTGCTTCATCTGTGGCAATGGCACCTAGAGTAGAAGGAATAATCATTCTTTCCTGTTCCAGAACCCTTAATGAATAACGAACTTTATGATTAGGAATACCGGTTTCTTCTGACAATTTCATTATTCCAATCGGACCTTTTTTAATAACATTGTTAAGTATTATTATATGGCGTTCCAATAGTTCCATTTCAGTCTCTACTCTATCTGTTATCATGGACTAACTCGACATTTAAAGCAATATATTATATGAAAATAATGATGGTATTTATATATTTTGAAAAAGTTTAGTTCTAAATAAAAATTGAAGATTCCCGTTGAAAATTGACCCTTTTTTCCCACCAATTTTGACCCACCTTCATATGACTTTTCATACCTTTAATAGTTACTATTTTCATTAAATCAAACGTTCCGGATTTTGGGGGGGACTGATCCCCCAAAATCCTCCACTCTGTGAATCAATAATGATTGCCGGTATTATTTTATTTCTCTCCACTTTTGCACTATCTTTTGTTAGATCCATATATCCCAATTCATCCAAGACTAAAAGATCGATCCGTCCTAATTTGGATAACTCTCGGCCAAGATGGCCCATTAATTTTGCTTTTGCCAGATCATCTACAAGTTCCTGAGCAGTATAGAACATAACCCGTTTTCTTCTCTTACAGGCTTTTATCGCCAGGCCAATAGATAGGTGCGATTTGCCAATACCATGTGGCCCGACAAAAATTATGTTGATCGCTTATCAAGATATTCCAACGTGCTAAGGTTGTGTATCAGTTTCTCATTTAGTTGTGGCTGACAGGTAAAATCGTATCCATCAATTGTTTTTATACACAGATGATTGGGTCTGGGAGAGAGAATACATGTATGTTCTTATCGACTGCACCCTAAAATTAAACAGAACACCTGGATCTTGACCAGTTTACCTTCGATCATTACGGTGTATGGCGACCAATCGAATTGTTCCTGTTCTCCGGGCTTTGTTTCATATCGCATATAGGGCGGGTCAATTTTAGGTGGGAATTTTCACAACTCTTGAGACTTACTACAATCAGACTGATGACACCTAAAAAATCATCGAATTGTTTGATGAAATACTTATATCCTTGCCTACTATTTTAATTTAATTTAAATATAAATCCAATGCCACAGGCTCATCTTAATCCTTTTTCCATTGAGTGCCAAAATGTTCCACAAAGGCGATCTCTGATAGCTCACGACGATTACCTGAAGCTTTGGCATCACCGGCTGGATAGCCAATTGCGATCACAGCCATCAATTCCAGAAAATCCGGAGCTTTTAATAAATGGCTTACATCCTCTTTCTTATTCAATATTTCACCAAGCCACACAGCTCCCAGACCTGAGCTATGTGCTGCCAGTAACATATTCTGTATGGCAGCACCACATGCCTGAGTATCCTTGGTATAATCATACATGGCATTCCGGTCAAGAAATACAGCAATTAATAACTGTGCACTCTGGATGATATGGCCGTACCTGGTACATTCAGCTAGTGAGTTGGCAGTGCCTTCATCCCTGATCACGATAAAACGCCAGGGTTGATTATTAAGACCTGACGGGGCCCATCGACCTGCTTCTAAAATATCTCTGATTATACTGTCTTCTACAGGAAGAGGTGAAAATTTCCTGATACTTCTGCGGGATTTTATTGTGTCAAGCATATAACCATATTTAAAGCAGAATTTTCATTGTTGGAATTACTTTTTATAATAAAAACATAATTATTATTATTCCAAAAGAACGAATAACGGGGCTCTTGTGTGCCTTTTGATATGGAGTATGTTTTCATCCTGGTAACACTGTGCCCATTTATGGCAGGGGTGGTAAAGATATCTCCATTTGTTGCTGATTCTTTTCTGGACTTATAATCTTCAATAAAATTGATAGCATTTGATTCTGTATCAAATTCTATAACATCGAGATATACATCATTATAATTTTGGTCCTTATAAATCTCTTCTCCTGAATTAATGATATTTTCGTAATCCTTGTCATATTCTGAAAAATCAGGATAAGTACCCAGAAATTCATACCCCTCAGGGAGATCTGCAATAACTACTAATGAATTAATACCTTGATCGATAGTATGATCAGTGTCATCATCTGTGCCTTCAATACACCCGGATGAAATAATTGCAAGAATTAAAATCGTTAAAAAAATTGCTTTTTTTATAAAAATCACCACATTATTTTATTTAAAAAAAAATGTTGAAGGGATTTAAAATCCCTTCATGTTTATTTTGGTTATTCACGCTTTCTCAGTACAAGATATGCTACAGCCAGAAGACCTGCAATTGCGAATACTGCTTCGAAACCAGGCTCTTTGGTTGGTTTCTCAGTAACAACTACAGTTGGTTTTTCTGTTGTGTCAATTATTGCTGTTGCACCAGTTGTTGCTACTTCTGTGGCATTAATATCTACAGTTACTACTGGAGTAGGTTTAACCGTGGTTATTATTCCAGGTTCTCCTACCTGAACTTCATTATAGATATAGAATCTGACTGGTTCAGTTGATTTTGTGTCACCAACTCTGATGCTCAGGAAATCAGGAATCATTTCCTTGGTATTACCGCGGGTAATGCTGGTTGTACCATCCTGTTCCTTTAACTGGAGAGTGTTTGCAGTATCAGTGAATTCTAATCCGAAGTATTTATCTTCGTCAAGTTCGAGGACATCAGTGCTGATGATTTCAGCATCATCTATCTTGACCATGTTCGCTGACATACCGGCAAATACTTTCTCCACGTGGATCTTGGCAATTACTACATCTGATTCGCCAGCAAGGGTATCATTATAATAACCCCAGCCAGCTAAAGAACCAGCAACACCCGCCGGTGATGCGATGATATCTTCAACTGGACTGCCATCCTGCTCCATAACCATCCAGACCTGTTCACCGTTAACGTCAATATCCTGCACAACAATGGTAAATCCTTCTCCAATATCCCAGACATCGCCCTGTCTCAGGGTAATAGTCTCATCTGACTCGAAATCGACTAGATACTTGCTGAGTTTAGTAACATCCTCACCAATAGCCAGATATTTTTCACCAAGCCATGCAATATTCTTCCGACCGTTTTCATCGGTCCATGCTGTAGACAAATATGTGAAACCATCTTCTGCAATGGTAGTCTCGTCGTCATAATTTATATTAAGAGACTCGCCTTCGCCACTTTCTGGACTATAAGTAATTTCATCCAGATCTATGTAGAACATGGGTAACTGATTTGCATTGAAGAAAGTATTGTTATTGCCACTAGAAGTTTCTTCTGTAGCATTGACAATAGGACCATGCTGTTCATATATACCTGGGGTGGTCACTTCTTTGTAGATATAGAATCTGACCGGTTCAGTTGATTTTGTGTCACCAACTCTGATGCTCAGGAAATTAGGAATCATTTCCTTGGTATTACCGCGGGTAATGCTGGTTGTACCATCCTGTTCCTTTAACTGGAGAGTGTTTGCAGTATCAGTGAATTCTAATCCGAAGTATTTATCTTCGTCAAGTTCGAGGACATCAGTGCTGATGATTTCAGCATCATCTATCTTGACCATGTTCGCTGACATACCGGCAAATACTTTCTCCACGTGGATCTTGGCAATTACTACATCTGATTCGCCAGCAAGGGTATCATTATAATAACCCCAGCCAGCTAAAGAACCAGCAACACCCGCCGGTGATGCGATGATATCTTCAACTGGACTGCCATCCTGCTCCATAACCATCCAGACCTGTTCACCGTTAACGTCAATATCCTGCACAACAATGGTAAATCCTTCTCCAATATCCCAGACATCGCCCTGTCTCAGGGTAATAGTCTCATCTGACTCGAAATCGACTAGATACTTGCTGAGTTTAGTAACATCCTCACCAATAGCCAGATATTTTTCACCAAGCCATGCAATATTCTTCCGACCGTTTTCATCGGTCCATGCTGTAGACAAATATGTGAAACCATCTTCTGCAATGGTAGTCTCGTCGTCATATGTTATATTAAGAGACTCGCCCTGGGTTTCTGGATTAAAAGTAATTTCATCCAGATCTATGTAGAACATAGGTAATTGATTTGCATTGAAGAAAGTATAGTTATTGCCAAGCGTAGTTTCATTTGTAGCATTGACAATAGGACCAGCACTTTCAAAACGACTAACCTCTTTCATGGCACTTGCAGGCATTACTGACAACATCAGCAATACTACAAAACCAACAGCAGTTAGTGTTGTAATTTTATTCATTATTTCTATTCCCTCCAAATTTATTATTTTTATTTACCCGCCATTGCGGGTTTGTATTTGAGTGATTAATTTCATAACACTGATCGGCCTGCAATAAAGCGGCGTCCCAGAGTAACTAATCCGTCCACGTCAATCAAACCAGAGTGGTTCGACGATTGTCGCAGGCGTTTTTATCACCCTCTTAATCCCGTCATACGGATTATAAGTGTCTTATAAGTTATTACCCTTTTAAATCTTTTGTGGTCGGATTTAGGTCAAAACAAGCATTCGGCTCCATTGTGGCCAACGAAATGGGTTACACATATTGTCGAAGTCGGATGTTAAATTCGCGAATGAAGTCAAAGTACCAAACGAACAGATACATTTCTCTTATTCAAATATTCCTTGGTATCATCAACCGTATATTCCCCGAAATGAAATATACTGGCCGCAAGCGCCGCATCAGCATGCCCATCCACAAATGCATCATACATGTGTTCAGGTCCTGATGCCCCTCCTGATGCTATAACAGGAATATTCACACTATCAGAAATAGTCCGTGTAATTGGGATATCATATCCATCATAGGTCCCATCCCTGTTCATACTTGTCAGTAAGATCTCACCGGCACCCAGACTTTCTGCCTGTTCAGCCCATAAAACTGCATCAATACCTGTAGGAGTCCGCCCACCATATATCACCACCTCATACCAGGCAGGTGTACCATCTTCAAGAGAGATAATCCTCTTGTCAGCATCATCCCCGATATCTGTATTTCTACGGCAATCAATAGCTGTTACAATACACTGTGAGCCGAAGACCTTTGACGATCTCTCAATTAATGAAGGATCTTTTATTGCAGCCGTATTGATTGAAACTTTATCTGCCCCTGACCGGAGAATATCCTTAATATCCTGGATCGTGTTAATCCCGCCACCCACTGTCAGAGGAATAAATACCTCATCGGCTGTACGTTCTATCACATCGATCATTGTCGACCGGCCTTCGTGAGATGCAGTAATGTCCAAAAAGACAAGTTCATCTGCCCCCTGGCTGTTATACTCCTTGGCAAGCTCGACCGGATCGCCTGCCCGCCGCAGGTCTACGAATTCGATTCCCTTAACAACACAACCGCCTGCCTCGTCCAGGGTTACGTCCAGACATGGTATGATACGTTTAGTAAGCATTTACGTTCCTTCTGACAATTATTATATTTAAAGCCCGGACTTAAAGGGGAAATATATTTTATAACTGACATACATTCATGAGCATCATATCTTATTATACTAACCATAACAACAGGAGGATTCAAATTCAATGTCAGATTTCCCAACCGATAAGCCTGTACTGATCACATGTGGACTGCCATATGCTAATGGCAAATGTCATATCGGGCACTTGCGCACTTATATCCCGGCTGATATTTTTGTCAGGTCATTACAAAAACAAGGACAAGATACAGTATTTGTCTGCGGTTCAGATACTCACGGCACACCCATAGTGGTAAGTGCCGAAGAAGCAGGTACAACCCCTGAAGAATTGATTGAAAGATACCACAACCACTTTGATGAAGTATTCAAGAGCCTGGGTATTCATTTCGATTTTTTTGGAAGCACTAACGGGCCTGTAAACCACCACCGTACAACTGAAATTGTCAATAAACTAATAGAAAATGATAAAGTATATACAAAAATGATCGATCTGGCATATTGCAAAAACTGCAATCGATTCCTGCCAGATAGATATGTGGAAGGCATCTGCCCCTATTGTGAATCACCTGCCAGGGGAGATGAATGTGACCAGGGTTGCGGGCGTCATCTCGAACCTGGGGAAATACGTGAACCTGTTTGCAAGATCTGCGGAAATGGAGCTATCTATAGAGAACAGGAACATTTTTTCTTTAAACTATCTTCATTCAGGAATTTCCTGCTCGATTACCTTGAGACACTGGAAGGCACTGCCAATGCCCGCAACTATGCTAAAGAATGGGTGCATTCCGAACTCAAGGATTGGTGCATTACCCGGAACCTGGAATGGGGTGTGAAATTCCCTGGAAATGAAGACCTTGTGGTTTATGTGTGGGTTGACGCACCCATCGGTTATATTTCATTTACTGAAGAATATTGCAATAACATTGGGCGGGACTGGAAACAGATCTGGCAGGGCGATTCCAGTATTATTCATTTTATCGGGTTGGATATAGCATATCATCACTGCATATTCTGGCCTGCCATGTTAAGTGGTGCTGACTATTCATTACCCAGGTCGGTAGTAGCTTCTGGCATGGTAAAGATAGAGGATAAGACCTTCAGTAAAAGCAGGGGATATGTGGTCTGGGTAAATGAAGACTACCTTGATCACGGCTTCCATCCGGACCTGCTGCGATATTACCTGGCCAGCTATACATCCCATACAAAGGAACTGAACTTTTCATGGAAGGTGTTCCAGGAAAAAGTCAATAACGAACTGGTGGGTTCACTGGGCAATTTCCTGTACCGTACACTTCATTTCACTCAAAAGAATTTTGGTTCAGTGCCTGAGCAGCCAGTCTCAGCCGAAGTATTTAATGAGATTAAGGAGACCATAACAAAAGTAGTGGAGGCCATGGATGAATATGAGTTTAAGAAAGCTATTGATAGCATAATGGGCCTGGCTAATTACGGTAATACGTATTTCCAATCCAACGAACCCTGGCACTTGATTAAGAATAACCCAGATACCTGTGCCAGTGTAGTAAAAGACTGCCTGCAGATCGCAAAGGCACTGGTATTGCTCAATGAACCTGTGTTGCCAGTGAAAATGAAAGAAGCATGGACGCAATTGGGAATTAAAAGTGATGTCAGCGAGCTTACATATCATGAAGCTCTGAAAGAAATTGAATCTGGAAAAAGCCTGCCCAAGCCTGCTATTCTGTTTGAGAAGATCGATGATAAAAAAATTGATGAGATGGAAGCTATTTTGAATAAAAGGGTGGCTGAGGCAAGAGCCAAAGAGCAAAAGCCCACAAACAGGGTTCCTGAAGTTACGTTTGACGAATTCCAAAAAATGGACATCAGGGTGGGAACAGTAATTACAGCAGAACCAATAAAAGGTTCAGATAAGCTACTAAAACTAAATGTTGATATCGGAGAGCCAAAACCAAGACAGGTGGTGGCGGGCATTGCCCGGACCCATAAGCCTGAAGATCTATTGGAGAGGCAAATCGTCTTATTGGCAAATATGAAACCTGCTAAATTATTTGGTGTGGAATCAAAAGGAATGATCCTGGCTGCTGACGAAAATGGAGCCATCTTACTGCAGCCGGAACGAAAAACAAATA is a genomic window of Methanosarcinales archaeon containing:
- the hisF gene encoding imidazole glycerol phosphate synthase subunit HisF; translation: MLTKRIIPCLDVTLDEAGGCVVKGIEFVDLRRAGDPVELAKEYNSQGADELVFLDITASHEGRSTMIDVIERTADEVFIPLTVGGGINTIQDIKDILRSGADKVSINTAAIKDPSLIERSSKVFGSQCIVTAIDCRRNTDIGDDADKRIISLEDGTPAWYEVVIYGGRTPTGIDAVLWAEQAESLGAGEILLTSMNRDGTYDGYDIPITRTISDSVNIPVIASGGASGPEHMYDAFVDGHADAALAASIFHFGEYTVDDTKEYLNKRNVSVRLVL
- a CDS encoding ATP-binding protein; protein product: MNIIFVGPHGIGKSHLSIGLAIKACKRRKRVMFYTAQELVDDLAKAKLMGHLGRELSKLGRIDLLVLDELGYMDLTKDSAKVERNKIIPAIIIDSQSGGFWGISPPQNPERLI
- a CDS encoding nitroreductase, yielding MLDTIKSRRSIRKFSPLPVEDSIIRDILEAGRWAPSGLNNQPWRFIVIRDEGTANSLAECTRYGHIIQSAQLLIAVFLDRNAMYDYTKDTQACGAAIQNMLLAAHSSGLGAVWLGEILNKKEDVSHLLKAPDFLELMAVIAIGYPAGDAKASGNRRELSEIAFVEHFGTQWKKD
- a CDS encoding formylmethanofuran dehydrogenase subunit C codes for the protein MQTVTLKPKEQFKISIQAEVVTPDNFAGKSDSEIGGLIAYEGNTPRPLSELFDIKVEGSADSADDVKIEIKGNVPRIKRIGEGMTAGRIIISGDVDMRCGAKMKGGIITISGNADSWVGQEMSGGEINVQGDAAYYVGAGYRGESCGMRGGKITVFGNANDFVGEHMCGGEIIIKGNAGILPGVSNKGGKIVIEGNTDMPGSEMTKGTIIVKGKVADLMPVYQREGIESIDGEEFIKYVGDVVVGGKGELFVR
- a CDS encoding formylmethanofuran dehydrogenase subunit B gives rise to the protein MLIKDVLCPFCGCLCDDLAVEVDNNKVVDVQHACKIGSSKIMGHDRIKAPMMRDDKKGEFREVSYDEAINEAAKILANSKRPLLYGWASGVCEMMKKGVLLNEEVGGIIDNTASVCHGPSALGVHEKGMPTGTLGQFANRADVVVFWGCNPVQAHPRHMSRYSVFAKGFFATKARRGRKVIAIDVRKTDTAELADEYIQVNPGMDYIVMSALRAIIAEHADVVPDNVGGVPKEKLVEIAETLKNAKFGVIYFGMGLTQSRGKYKNIDNAVSLTTELNAFTKYSIIPMRGHYNVTGFGNVCAWETGFINAVDMSRGYPYYNPGETCSNDLLMREEIDAAFIIAGDAGAHFPAQSIARMGKVPVVQIDPFHNPTTEMANIVIPTKVSGVELEGTAYRMDGVSLRMRKLVDVDFPSDEEVLDKIIAKVCEIKGASA
- a CDS encoding PGF-CTERM sorting domain-containing protein, whose amino-acid sequence is MNKITTLTAVGFVVLLMLSVMPASAMKEVSRFESAGPIVNATNETTLGNNYTFFNANQLPMFYIDLDEITFNPETQGESLNITYDDETTIAEDGFTYLSTAWTDENGRKNIAWLGEKYLAIGEDVTKLSKYLVDFESDETITLRQGDVWDIGEGFTIVVQDIDVNGEQVWMVMEQDGSPVEDIIASPAGVAGSLAGWGYYNDTLAGESDVVIAKIHVEKVFAGMSANMVKIDDAEIISTDVLELDEDKYFGLEFTDTANTLQLKEQDGTTSITRGNTKEMIPNFLSIRVGDTKSTEPVRFYIYKEVTTPGIYEQHGPIVNATEETSSGNNNTFFNANQLPMFYIDLDEITYSPESGEGESLNINYDDETTIAEDGFTYLSTAWTDENGRKNIAWLGEKYLAIGEDVTKLSKYLVDFESDETITLRQGDVWDIGEGFTIVVQDIDVNGEQVWMVMEQDGSPVEDIIASPAGVAGSLAGWGYYNDTLAGESDVVIAKIHVEKVFAGMSANMVKIDDAEIISTDVLELDEDKYFGLEFTDTANTLQLKEQDGTTSITRGNTKEMIPDFLSIRVGDTKSTEPVRFYIYNEVQVGEPGIITTVKPTPVVTVDINATEVATTGATAIIDTTEKPTVVVTEKPTKEPGFEAVFAIAGLLAVAYLVLRKRE
- a CDS encoding formylmethanofuran dehydrogenase subunit A, with the protein product MSELLIKNATVYDPINGINGDKMDIAVKDGKIVDSIGGGAQTIDAQGRLVYPGGVDAHTHIAGSKVNVGRIMRPEDSRSGIKPMTKITRPYTGYTVPNVYAMGYRYAEMGYTTAFEAAIPILKARHTHEELEEIPIIDKGGLTLFGSNWMVMDAIRENDLERLAAYVAWGLLASRGWGIKIVNPGGGEAWGFGKNVSGLDDPVPNFEVTPRQIIRSLAEANERMNLPHSIHLHCNNLGHPGNYETTLDSFDICKDIKPKRDRQALHVTHVMFNSFGGNNWGDVQSKADVIADYLNSHDHLTIDMGQMIFGSATTMTADGPVQYANARTFKARWANGDVELEDVSGVTPLYYSPQVYFYGMMWGIGQELALLTKDPWKVLLTTDHPNGGPFVNYPEVITLLMSKKKREEAISKIVPKAFEHCMIHTIDRELDWYDIAIKTRAGHAKVLGLIEQGKGHLGVGADADIAIYDIKPDETDATTEYDRVKAAFRKAAYTIKGGQIVVKDGEITATPMGRTYWVKTTVNNGGYDRMMEDLKMKFRQYYSVNMGNYMVQDEYVQHPVVVETEYAEV
- the metG gene encoding methionine--tRNA ligase, translating into MSDFPTDKPVLITCGLPYANGKCHIGHLRTYIPADIFVRSLQKQGQDTVFVCGSDTHGTPIVVSAEEAGTTPEELIERYHNHFDEVFKSLGIHFDFFGSTNGPVNHHRTTEIVNKLIENDKVYTKMIDLAYCKNCNRFLPDRYVEGICPYCESPARGDECDQGCGRHLEPGEIREPVCKICGNGAIYREQEHFFFKLSSFRNFLLDYLETLEGTANARNYAKEWVHSELKDWCITRNLEWGVKFPGNEDLVVYVWVDAPIGYISFTEEYCNNIGRDWKQIWQGDSSIIHFIGLDIAYHHCIFWPAMLSGADYSLPRSVVASGMVKIEDKTFSKSRGYVVWVNEDYLDHGFHPDLLRYYLASYTSHTKELNFSWKVFQEKVNNELVGSLGNFLYRTLHFTQKNFGSVPEQPVSAEVFNEIKETITKVVEAMDEYEFKKAIDSIMGLANYGNTYFQSNEPWHLIKNNPDTCASVVKDCLQIAKALVLLNEPVLPVKMKEAWTQLGIKSDVSELTYHEALKEIESGKSLPKPAILFEKIDDKKIDEMEAILNKRVAEARAKEQKPTNRVPEVTFDEFQKMDIRVGTVITAEPIKGSDKLLKLNVDIGEPKPRQVVAGIARTHKPEDLLERQIVLLANMKPAKLFGVESKGMILAADENGAILLQPERKTNNGTTVK